The genomic window AGTGGAACTGACAATATCCCAACATTCAACAAGcagcattattttctttaaaatgtgctTCACAGACCATTCCTGGTCCAAACAGGGAATGCAGCAGATGAGCAGGTAGCAAAGCAGTCCCATTGTGTGTTGGCCAAATTCCAAGTTCAGTAATTACACTCTGCTCTTAAATTCCCCCCACAGCTCAGTTGGAATAAAGCTCTTTTTCTGCCTGTCCCGGAGCATTGTGCAGTGTTTCTGTGAAGCTGTACAACACTGAAAAATATCTCCTCCCATTAAAACTGCCCAGGGAATTTAGGTAGACAGAAAGCTATTACCAGAGCTGGAATGTGGGCAGAACACCAAGGTTAACTTACACTTGCATGGGGATCAAGAGATCTTTGCTGACGAGGAGTGTCAGACCCTTATTAAAGAGCACAAGTGGGAATAGCTCACTGTGCTGCCTGAATACAAACCCTGGAACTTGGGATCTCCACCCCTGGAAGCGACCCAACACCTGGGATGTTTCCTAACAAATCACTCTGATGTTGCAGAGTATCTTAGCATTATCTTATAGGATTAGTTAGTAATATTCATGAAATTATTTGCTGATAAAAAAAGTTCCAGAaacttttgtttttcaaagcCCCCATGAACTAAAaacaaactgcattttaaagAAGTCTACCATGAGAAAAGCAGCAATATAGCCCAAATATGCTGAGGCAAGTGTTTTAATTTCAGTAAATAGATACACCAAGAACCCCACAGAGTATTTAAGTATTTAAGCAATCTGAGCCAGGCCTGCAGCAGGAGTGAAAGCCTTCTGTGTTATGTTAAATAGACAGCTGTAACAGTTTTCTTACCCTCCAAAGCAGgagtcatttaaaatatttaggtAACTGACTCCCAAATTCATTTCTACCCCAAAAATTTATTCTAACTAAACAAGAATAATTTAGAATATTCACTGTACAAATTCCCGTAGGAAGGAAAAAACTCAAAATCCATCACATATACCGAGTCTGTTCTTTGTattttgtgcctttttcttttccttttcttcctgtggTTGCCATTCTTCTttcagctcagggcagctctaaGCTTGGGGCTTTAATTTCCCTCATTTCTTTACACTCAAATTTTTTATATGTCCTTCTGTGCAGCCACCTGAGGACGAGCAGCACGGCGatgccaatgccagcagtgaGGAGCACCACAGTGACCACAGCTCCAATGCCAGCTGCCAGCTGCCTCATGGAGAACTCTGGGGGCTTTTCATCCACATAGTAAATCCCGAGCTTCTCAATAGCCAGAGCATCTCCATTGACCGAGACAGTCAATCTGCTGTTGGATGGAAACACGGAGTCATTGTTCACATCTTTTTCAAAGTAATAGGCCACGTCGGCTATATCTACATCCCACCTGGGCTTCTTGTTCTGGTCCAGGCGGATTTGGATAAGGGGGGGGTCGTACTTGATGGCCGCGATGTACTTGGGGTGCAGCTTGTACCTGCTCTCAAACAGCTGCCTCAGGGCCTTGGCCACGTCGGGAACGGCGAAGGCACTGGAGCTCCTCTTGTGTGTCAGCTCCATGTAGATCCACCTGGTCCGGACCAGCTCgctgcagctcaggctgctgccTCCCTTCTCGGTCCTGCGCACGCCCGCAGTGTTCACGCACCAGCAGGTGCTGGACTGGTTGCACTGCCTGGCCTTAAACACCCCGCTGTCCTCGCAGTCGGGGTTGTACATGCCATCGCTGTCTGACACCCCCTGGGGAGGTCTCCAGAGGCGCTTCTCCTTCAGGGGCATCATTTCTGCCTTCATCAGGAAGCATTTAGAAGTCAGGGTTGAGCAGTCTACAGGGTGATCTGAACCTGCCAGCCTGCAGGTGCAGTTCCCTGGGCCGTCCTGGGCACACACTGCCCACTTGTTGGTCTCACAGGTACAGCTGTCGTGGGCTGGTGAAGCGACTGCCAGCATCAAACCCAGCACAACCCCAAACAGAGGCTCCATAGTGCAGGAGAAAAGCACAGATAAAGTCCTGAGCGACAGCAGGCAGCATCCAAAGCTTTAATCCACTAATGGAGGCTGCTCATTCCCACACACTGGCATGCTGCTCCCTTTATTGATTCAAATCAGACCCACCAAACAGGTTCTTCTTCCAAAACATCTGCCAtctccttcccaaatcccagccaacagcttcccagctccctgttaCTTCTCAGGGAGTGGCACCTGcctccagctgcctccctcGCTCCTGCTTGATGAGGAAAcaacagggaagaaaagagaCAGCAGCCAAGCTCCTGCCATGGGCTTCCGTTATGGATTAAAGACAAGCAGCTGGCCCTTTTCCTTATTTACACTTTGTATGGACTGTATGCAAATGGCTGTTTAAAGAGGttcttccttttct from Agelaius phoeniceus isolate bAgePho1 chromosome 8, bAgePho1.hap1, whole genome shotgun sequence includes these protein-coding regions:
- the TACSTD2 gene encoding tumor-associated calcium signal transducer 2 — encoded protein: MEPLFGVVLGLMLAVASPAHDSCTCETNKWAVCAQDGPGNCTCRLAGSDHPVDCSTLTSKCFLMKAEMMPLKEKRLWRPPQGVSDSDGMYNPDCEDSGVFKARQCNQSSTCWCVNTAGVRRTEKGGSSLSCSELVRTRWIYMELTHKRSSSAFAVPDVAKALRQLFESRYKLHPKYIAAIKYDPPLIQIRLDQNKKPRWDVDIADVAYYFEKDVNNDSVFPSNSRLTVSVNGDALAIEKLGIYYVDEKPPEFSMRQLAAGIGAVVTVVLLTAGIGIAVLLVLRWLHRRTYKKFECKEMREIKAPSLELP